A genomic stretch from Thermomonospora umbrina includes:
- a CDS encoding SDR family oxidoreductase, protein MNQPAQQQRPPGVQSAMTPRPDCGEDSYRGSGRLTGKATVITGGDSGIGRAAAIAYAREGADVLISYLSEDDDARDTARLVEDAGRKAVLVRGDLSEPAHCREVIAEAVGAFGRIDVLVSNAAYQMTRDSLEEIPDEEWDYTFATNISALFHLCKAALPHMKAGGSIIATTSINSDMPPPKLLPYDCTKAAIANFVGALAQLLGPRGIRVNSVAPGPIWTPLIPATMPPEQVKSFGSETPLGRAGQPAELAPVYVMLAGDEGSYVSGARIPVTGGNPIL, encoded by the coding sequence GTGAACCAGCCCGCGCAACAGCAGCGGCCGCCCGGGGTGCAGTCGGCGATGACGCCGCGTCCCGACTGCGGTGAGGACAGTTACCGGGGTTCGGGACGGCTGACCGGGAAGGCGACCGTCATCACCGGCGGGGACAGCGGGATCGGCCGCGCCGCCGCGATCGCCTACGCGCGGGAGGGCGCCGACGTCCTGATCTCCTACCTGAGCGAGGACGACGACGCCCGGGACACCGCGCGGCTGGTCGAGGACGCCGGACGCAAGGCCGTCCTGGTGCGCGGCGACCTGTCGGAGCCGGCGCACTGCCGTGAGGTGATCGCCGAGGCCGTGGGGGCGTTCGGTCGGATCGACGTGCTGGTCAGCAACGCGGCGTACCAGATGACGCGCGACTCGCTGGAGGAGATCCCCGACGAGGAGTGGGACTACACGTTCGCCACGAACATCTCCGCGCTGTTCCACCTGTGCAAGGCGGCGCTGCCGCACATGAAGGCGGGCGGGTCCATCATCGCGACCACGTCGATCAACTCCGACATGCCCCCGCCGAAGCTGCTCCCCTACGACTGCACCAAGGCGGCCATCGCGAACTTCGTCGGCGCGCTCGCGCAGTTGCTGGGGCCCCGGGGCATCCGGGTCAACAGCGTCGCGCCCGGGCCGATCTGGACACCGTTGATCCCGGCGACCATGCCGCCCGAGCAGGTGAAGTCGTTCGGGTCGGAGACTCCGCTGGGACGCGCCGGGCAGCCCGCCGAACTCGCCCCCGTCTACGTGATGCTGGCCGGCGACGAGGGCAGCTACGTGTCGGGCGCCCGGATCCCGGTGACCGGCGGCAACCCGATCCTGTGA
- a CDS encoding NADH-quinone oxidoreductase subunit A has protein sequence MQPYTATLAVVGLGAAVIAGAYAFARLAAFPGPVGAGPFLSGARPDEHAVSRYHVRWYALTMVFLAFDMEMIFMFPWALVVAEVGTEAVVEMFVFLGLLLVGVAYAWREGALRWA, from the coding sequence ATGCAGCCGTACACGGCGACGCTGGCCGTTGTGGGACTGGGCGCTGCCGTGATCGCGGGGGCGTACGCGTTCGCCCGACTGGCGGCGTTCCCCGGGCCGGTGGGCGCCGGTCCGTTCCTGTCGGGCGCGCGGCCGGACGAGCACGCCGTGTCCCGGTATCACGTGCGCTGGTACGCCCTGACGATGGTCTTCCTCGCCTTCGACATGGAGATGATCTTCATGTTCCCGTGGGCGCTCGTCGTGGCGGAGGTGGGGACCGAGGCGGTCGTCGAGATGTTCGTCTTCCTCGGCCTGCTCCTGGTGGGGGTGGCCTACGCCTGGCGGGAGGGCGCGCTGCGATGGGCGTGA
- a CDS encoding NADH-quinone oxidoreductase subunit H has product MSEATPVWAVAALPVALGLLTLGAAAFDGVLAGRRAGHAGVAGAAVGPLREAARLLVQSRRTTLASDGLLLRAGAVSLPVAALLAVVVVPLGDVAVADMTVGVVWFNAMEVVAWASVWLVGWGPNSVYGLVGGYRFIAQGLAYELPHMFALITVAVGAGSLQVSEVADAQAGSWFAVWMPVAFVVYLMSVLAMAFWGPFGQAVADDVAGGAVADLSGVDRLVFLSGRYALLVAGAAFAVPAFLGGGAGPLLPAGVWVSVKVVAVSGALVWAGRRLPLVRMDRFAQFAWVVLIPASLLQLLVVSIAVL; this is encoded by the coding sequence GTGTCTGAGGCGACGCCGGTGTGGGCCGTCGCGGCGCTGCCCGTGGCCTTGGGCCTGTTGACGTTGGGGGCGGCGGCGTTCGACGGCGTCCTGGCGGGGAGACGGGCGGGTCACGCCGGCGTGGCGGGCGCCGCCGTCGGCCCGTTACGGGAGGCCGCGCGGCTGCTCGTGCAGTCCCGGCGCACGACGCTCGCCTCCGATGGGCTGCTGCTGAGGGCCGGTGCCGTGAGCCTGCCCGTCGCGGCGCTGCTGGCCGTGGTGGTCGTCCCGTTGGGGGACGTGGCGGTGGCCGACATGACGGTCGGCGTGGTCTGGTTCAACGCGATGGAGGTGGTGGCCTGGGCCTCGGTCTGGCTCGTGGGCTGGGGCCCGAACTCGGTGTACGGGCTGGTGGGCGGCTACCGGTTCATCGCGCAGGGCCTGGCGTACGAGCTGCCGCACATGTTCGCGCTCATCACGGTGGCGGTCGGGGCGGGTTCGCTCCAGGTGAGCGAGGTCGCCGATGCCCAGGCCGGGTCGTGGTTCGCGGTCTGGATGCCGGTGGCCTTCGTCGTCTATCTGATGTCGGTGCTCGCGATGGCGTTCTGGGGCCCGTTCGGCCAGGCGGTCGCCGACGACGTGGCCGGTGGGGCGGTCGCGGACCTGTCGGGCGTGGACCGGCTCGTCTTCCTCTCCGGAAGGTACGCGTTGTTGGTCGCCGGGGCCGCGTTCGCCGTTCCGGCGTTCCTCGGGGGAGGGGCCGGTCCGCTGTTGCCGGCGGGCGTCTGGGTGTCGGTCAAGGTCGTCGCGGTGTCGGGCGCGCTGGTGTGGGCGGGGCGGCGGCTGCCGCTGGTGCGGATGGATCGCTTCGCGCAGTTCGCCTGGGTGGTGCTGATCCCGGCCTCGCTGCTGCAGTTGCTCGTCGTGTCGATCGCGGTGCTGTGA
- a CDS encoding NADH-quinone oxidoreductase subunit J produces the protein MQVVAFWVLAVGAVAGGVAVFVVDSMARATFALLVSFLCVGGTLSLIELQYLGVLVVLMMIMEMLIMAVFMIMYMMNPAGLMPMTMVHNPRGAAAVAGSVFAGLAAGVFLTPWPDRRGTPPPDPTRALGEAIMGPKMLVMMVIGVAILATMIASVVLATHRGRYDRHGDELRERRPADPGGGGA, from the coding sequence ATGCAGGTGGTGGCGTTCTGGGTGCTCGCCGTCGGCGCGGTCGCGGGCGGTGTCGCGGTCTTCGTGGTCGACTCGATGGCGCGGGCGACGTTCGCGCTGCTGGTGTCGTTCCTGTGCGTCGGGGGCACGCTGTCGCTGATCGAGCTGCAGTACCTCGGCGTGCTGGTCGTGCTGATGATGATCATGGAAATGCTGATCATGGCGGTGTTCATGATCATGTACATGATGAACCCGGCCGGGCTGATGCCGATGACCATGGTCCACAACCCCCGGGGCGCGGCGGCGGTCGCCGGGTCGGTGTTCGCCGGGCTGGCGGCGGGCGTGTTCCTGACGCCTTGGCCGGACCGCCGGGGAACGCCGCCGCCGGATCCGACCCGGGCCCTCGGCGAGGCGATCATGGGCCCGAAGATGCTCGTGATGATGGTGATCGGCGTCGCCATCCTGGCCACGATGATCGCCTCCGTGGTCCTCGCGACCCATCGCGGCCGATATGACCGCCATGGCGACGAGTTGCGCGAGAGGCGGCCCGCCGATCCGGGTGGGGGCGGGGCATGA
- the nuoK gene encoding NADH-quinone oxidoreductase subunit NuoK: MSLEAFLLSASALFAVGLYGALSQQSIVMLMMGLELMVNGIVVAGAAFWFHVSPTEPDGQVVVLVAITVMALEMAMGFAVVTALFRARDVDVTDDAGDLRG, encoded by the coding sequence ATGAGCCTGGAGGCGTTCCTGCTGTCGGCCTCGGCGTTGTTCGCGGTCGGGCTGTACGGCGCGTTGTCGCAGCAGTCGATCGTGATGCTGATGATGGGCCTGGAGCTGATGGTCAACGGCATCGTGGTGGCGGGGGCGGCGTTCTGGTTCCACGTGTCGCCCACGGAGCCCGACGGGCAGGTGGTGGTCCTCGTGGCGATCACCGTGATGGCGCTGGAGATGGCCATGGGGTTCGCCGTCGTGACCGCGTTGTTCCGGGCCCGCGACGTCGACGTCACCGACGACGCGGGGGACCTCAGAGGATGA
- a CDS encoding NADH-quinone oxidoreductase subunit L — protein MSVLGWALPFVPAVAGGVLAVCGRRADRFAPGVALLVACVTLGLAIAAAVTRPVVRAPMFEGLPVGMAVDGPSAVMVVTVAGAALAVLVFAAGEPAVGEARARFFGLMLVFVGAMLVTVTATDLALLLMAWEVMGAMSYALIGFWWHEPERVRSANIAFLTTRAGDMGLYVAAGAALAGSGTLTLARLTEGRDPWVDLVAAGVVAAALGKSAQLPFSFWLSRAMAGPSPVSALLHSATMVAAGAYLLLRLEPLLAATGWAAPLVAWVGAATASLLGAVALAQTDLKQLLAASTCAQIGFMVMAAGVGAVAGGTAHLVAHAAVKSLLFLGAGAWLTALGTKDLSELHGAARRHRLVGITFAVGALALAGVPPLSLWITKDTVLTAAAEESTALYVVGLAAAVVAAAYAVKALAAVVRPADAATAFDTEQTGTRRVGPLENAPLPLLAVVAAGFGLVGIPAVWDAWNRLVGGPAEHAPAPVALAVSGGAALAAAYAAARLGPRVPRPSVSADWLHLERAVDLILTRPVLALADALARFDDKVVDGAVRSTATAGRRLAAVVDRGVEVPVDGIVRGIGRGVGHVGDLARRPQTGQVHTYYAQAAVLLMVLAVILLLVR, from the coding sequence ATGAGCGTTCTCGGATGGGCGCTGCCCTTCGTCCCCGCTGTGGCGGGCGGAGTGCTCGCCGTCTGCGGACGGCGGGCCGATCGGTTCGCACCGGGCGTCGCCCTTCTCGTGGCCTGCGTGACGTTGGGCCTGGCGATCGCGGCCGCGGTGACGCGTCCGGTGGTGCGGGCTCCCATGTTCGAGGGGCTTCCGGTCGGCATGGCGGTCGACGGGCCGTCGGCCGTCATGGTCGTGACCGTCGCGGGCGCGGCGCTCGCCGTTCTGGTCTTCGCCGCCGGTGAGCCGGCGGTCGGCGAGGCGAGGGCGCGGTTCTTCGGGCTGATGCTGGTGTTCGTCGGCGCGATGCTCGTCACCGTCACCGCGACCGATCTGGCGTTGCTGCTCATGGCGTGGGAGGTCATGGGCGCGATGTCGTACGCGCTCATCGGCTTCTGGTGGCACGAGCCCGAACGGGTGCGTTCGGCGAACATCGCGTTCCTGACCACCAGGGCCGGCGACATGGGCCTGTACGTCGCGGCGGGGGCGGCGCTGGCGGGGAGCGGGACGCTCACCCTCGCCCGGCTCACGGAGGGACGTGACCCGTGGGTCGATCTGGTCGCGGCGGGCGTCGTCGCGGCGGCGCTGGGCAAGTCGGCGCAGCTTCCGTTCTCGTTCTGGCTGTCGCGGGCCATGGCCGGTCCGAGTCCGGTGTCGGCGCTGCTGCACTCGGCCACGATGGTCGCCGCCGGGGCCTACCTGCTGCTGCGGCTGGAGCCGTTGCTCGCCGCGACGGGGTGGGCGGCACCGCTGGTGGCCTGGGTCGGCGCGGCCACGGCGTCGCTGCTCGGCGCGGTGGCCCTCGCCCAGACGGATCTCAAGCAGTTGCTGGCGGCCTCGACCTGCGCCCAGATCGGGTTCATGGTCATGGCCGCCGGGGTCGGAGCGGTGGCCGGCGGGACCGCGCATCTCGTGGCGCACGCCGCCGTCAAGAGCCTCCTGTTCCTCGGAGCCGGCGCGTGGCTGACCGCGCTGGGCACCAAGGACCTGTCCGAACTGCACGGCGCGGCCCGCCGCCACCGGCTCGTGGGGATCACGTTCGCGGTGGGCGCGCTGGCCTTGGCGGGCGTGCCGCCGCTGTCGTTGTGGATCACCAAGGACACGGTGCTGACGGCGGCGGCCGAGGAGTCCACGGCCCTGTACGTCGTCGGCCTGGCGGCGGCGGTCGTCGCGGCGGCCTACGCGGTCAAGGCCCTGGCGGCGGTCGTCCGTCCCGCCGACGCGGCGACCGCGTTCGACACCGAGCAGACGGGGACCCGTCGGGTCGGCCCGCTGGAGAACGCGCCGCTGCCCCTCCTCGCGGTGGTCGCGGCGGGGTTCGGGCTCGTGGGGATCCCCGCCGTCTGGGACGCCTGGAACCGACTCGTCGGCGGCCCGGCCGAGCACGCGCCCGCACCGGTCGCCCTCGCCGTCTCCGGTGGAGCGGCCCTCGCGGCCGCGTACGCGGCGGCCCGGCTCGGACCCCGCGTCCCGCGTCCCTCGGTGTCGGCCGACTGGCTCCACTTGGAAAGGGCCGTCGACCTCATCCTCACGCGGCCGGTCCTCGCCCTCGCCGACGCCCTCGCGCGATTCGACGACAAGGTCGTCGACGGTGCCGTCCGTTCCACCGCCACGGCCGGGAGGCGACTGGCGGCCGTCGTCGATCGCGGTGTGGAGGTCCCCGTGGACGGGATCGTTCGCGGGATCGGGCGCGGTGTCGGGCACGTCGGCGATCTGGCGCGCCGACCGCAGACCGGACAGGTCCACACCTATTACGCCCAGGCCGCCGTGCTGTTGATGGTGCTGGCCGTCATCCTCCTCCTGGTCCGGTGA
- a CDS encoding complex I subunit 4 family protein produces MTVLSTAIFLPSLVALVLAVLPRATDRLVARTWIAACAVDLALLLTLWAGYDRGLDHETNLTWIPSVGAGYHVGVDGLSLPLLALTGVLFLACAVSSLRRTRRLRAFAALFLALQTVCLGLFAALDLLLFFVFFDLSIVGMYFVIAGWGHGDNVRSALKFFLYTFLGSLALLLGFIALYLGAEPHTFDMVELTRTPPLADSPGPAALALLAIGIGLAIKTPVVPVHTWLPPAHTDAPAAGSAVLAGILLKMGAYGLVRIAMPMLPEAWRRYAWLIIGIGLVSVLYGALVALAQENVKRLIAYTSVSHMGYIVLALGAAGAVAGDAAAHRLAVTGAVTQMVSHGLITGALFLLSGVLYDRGHDYAMGRYGGLAGRAPVFAGLMTVAAFASLGLPGLSGFIAEFQIFTGAIGGGTTWAAVAGAVAVLGVLITAGLFLRLLHRTLLGAPGPLTGRMTDTRAHEVLAVAPLLLLSLVIGVAPRFLLDLIEPASAAVVSLVAR; encoded by the coding sequence GTGACCGTGCTCTCCACAGCGATCTTCCTGCCGTCGCTCGTCGCGCTCGTGCTCGCCGTCCTGCCCCGGGCGACCGATCGGCTGGTCGCCCGGACGTGGATCGCCGCCTGCGCGGTCGACCTCGCGCTCCTCCTGACGTTGTGGGCGGGATACGACCGGGGCCTGGACCACGAGACGAACCTGACGTGGATCCCCTCGGTCGGCGCGGGCTACCACGTGGGCGTGGACGGGCTGTCGCTGCCGCTGCTGGCGCTGACGGGAGTGCTGTTCCTGGCCTGCGCCGTCTCTTCGCTGCGGCGAACGCGTCGGCTCCGGGCGTTCGCCGCCCTGTTCCTGGCCCTGCAGACCGTGTGCCTGGGGTTGTTCGCGGCGCTCGACCTGCTGCTGTTCTTCGTGTTCTTCGACCTGTCGATCGTCGGGATGTACTTCGTCATCGCCGGCTGGGGTCACGGCGACAACGTGCGGTCGGCGCTGAAGTTCTTCCTCTACACCTTCCTGGGGTCGTTGGCGCTGCTGCTCGGGTTCATCGCCCTGTACCTGGGGGCCGAACCGCACACCTTCGACATGGTGGAGCTGACCCGCACACCGCCGCTGGCGGACTCTCCCGGCCCGGCCGCCCTGGCGCTGCTCGCGATCGGGATCGGTCTGGCGATCAAGACGCCCGTCGTTCCCGTGCACACCTGGCTGCCGCCGGCGCACACCGACGCGCCGGCCGCCGGCTCCGCCGTCCTCGCCGGGATCCTGCTGAAGATGGGCGCGTACGGGCTGGTGCGCATCGCCATGCCCATGCTCCCGGAGGCGTGGCGGAGGTACGCGTGGCTGATCATCGGGATCGGTCTGGTCAGCGTCCTGTACGGCGCGCTGGTCGCCCTGGCACAGGAGAACGTCAAACGCCTCATCGCCTATACCTCCGTCAGCCACATGGGCTACATCGTGCTCGCCCTCGGCGCGGCCGGGGCGGTCGCGGGGGACGCCGCCGCGCATCGGCTGGCGGTGACGGGCGCCGTCACCCAGATGGTCAGCCACGGATTGATCACCGGCGCGCTGTTCCTGCTCTCGGGCGTCCTCTACGACCGCGGCCACGACTACGCGATGGGACGGTACGGGGGCCTCGCGGGGAGGGCACCGGTCTTCGCCGGGCTGATGACGGTCGCGGCGTTCGCGTCCCTGGGCCTCCCGGGGCTGTCGGGGTTCATCGCGGAGTTCCAGATCTTCACCGGCGCCATCGGCGGCGGGACCACCTGGGCGGCCGTCGCGGGAGCCGTGGCGGTCCTCGGCGTCCTCATCACGGCCGGGCTGTTCCTGCGCCTGCTGCACCGGACGCTGCTCGGCGCGCCGGGCCCGCTCACCGGCCGGATGACCGACACCCGGGCCCACGAGGTCCTCGCGGTCGCGCCCCTCCTGCTGCTGTCGCTGGTCATCGGGGTCGCGCCGAGGTTCCTGCTCGACCTGATCGAGCCCGCGTCCGCCGCCGTCGTGTCCCTGGTGGCGCGATGA
- a CDS encoding NADH-quinone oxidoreductase subunit N has translation MTMMNENPADLLPELLLLGAAVLGLLAGLFLPRRRQWAVAVLCAVGPIAGLVAAALPVGDADLTTFDAFAIDPITHAVRLTVLGATLLVLALAAGPMRGNARETEAYVLILLASLGTIAMAAASDLLVFVAAYLLASIPAYALAGFAKDARGTEASMKYFLMGALLGIVMLAGVTLLYGVGGGTSYETLREGLGEAPGGVVAVGVVALFAGVSFKAGAVPAHHWVPDVTEGAPPVVAAFVTTVPKVGALAAAFRIAQEVLAGTAVDWRLLVAVVAAGTMTLGNLAAFAQTNVRRLLAYSTISQAGYLLVPVAVAGRTDLAEPALLFYLAAYAVTNVGAFAVVVAWGGDELSDHAGLVRRSPALALSLAVCLLGLIGTPPTAVFVGKVLAFAAAIDGAYTWLAVVAAVNTVASVFYYLRWIAPVFGRAPAERRPIAGETLVIACTAAVLSVVLGIGSGVAFTLG, from the coding sequence ATGACCATGATGAACGAGAACCCGGCCGACCTGCTGCCGGAGCTGCTCCTGTTGGGCGCGGCCGTGCTCGGGCTCCTGGCCGGCCTGTTCCTGCCCCGCCGACGGCAGTGGGCCGTCGCGGTCCTGTGCGCCGTCGGACCGATCGCCGGCCTGGTCGCGGCGGCCCTGCCCGTCGGCGACGCGGACCTGACGACGTTCGACGCGTTCGCGATCGACCCGATCACCCATGCCGTGCGGCTCACCGTCCTGGGCGCGACCCTGCTGGTGCTGGCCCTGGCGGCGGGCCCGATGCGCGGGAACGCCCGCGAGACCGAGGCGTACGTGCTGATCCTGCTGGCCTCGCTCGGGACGATCGCGATGGCCGCCGCCTCCGACCTGCTGGTGTTCGTCGCCGCCTACCTCCTGGCGAGCATCCCCGCGTACGCCCTCGCGGGGTTCGCCAAGGACGCCCGAGGGACCGAGGCGTCCATGAAGTACTTCCTGATGGGCGCGCTGCTCGGCATCGTGATGCTGGCCGGCGTCACGCTGCTGTACGGGGTCGGCGGCGGCACCTCGTACGAGACCCTCCGGGAGGGATTGGGGGAGGCTCCCGGCGGGGTCGTCGCGGTCGGCGTGGTGGCGTTGTTCGCCGGGGTGTCGTTCAAGGCGGGTGCCGTTCCCGCGCACCACTGGGTGCCGGACGTCACCGAGGGAGCCCCGCCGGTCGTGGCCGCGTTCGTCACCACCGTCCCGAAGGTCGGCGCGCTGGCGGCGGCGTTCCGGATCGCGCAGGAGGTCCTCGCCGGCACCGCCGTCGACTGGCGGCTGCTCGTCGCCGTGGTCGCGGCGGGCACCATGACGCTGGGCAACCTCGCGGCCTTCGCTCAGACCAACGTGCGGCGGCTGCTGGCGTACTCGACGATCAGCCAGGCCGGCTACCTGCTCGTCCCGGTGGCCGTGGCGGGTCGCACCGACCTCGCCGAGCCCGCGCTGCTGTTCTACCTGGCCGCCTACGCGGTCACCAACGTCGGGGCCTTCGCCGTGGTCGTGGCGTGGGGCGGTGACGAGCTGTCCGACCACGCCGGGCTGGTACGGCGCTCGCCCGCACTGGCGCTCTCCTTGGCCGTGTGCCTGCTCGGCCTCATCGGGACGCCGCCGACCGCGGTGTTCGTCGGCAAGGTGCTGGCCTTCGCCGCCGCGATCGACGGCGCGTACACCTGGCTCGCCGTCGTCGCGGCGGTCAACACGGTCGCCAGCGTCTTCTACTACCTGCGCTGGATCGCCCCGGTCTTCGGTCGGGCCCCCGCGGAACGCCGTCCGATCGCCGGGGAGACCCTCGTGATCGCCTGCACGGCCGCCGTCCTCTCCGTGGTCCTGGGGATCGGCAGCGGTGTCGCGTTCACTCTGGGATGA
- a CDS encoding leucyl/phenylalanyl-tRNA--protein transferase — MSIWSSLDLARAPSDGPVAFHDDLGPECLLDAYRHGLYPFPTATAERRALRRRAYRADVAAGRIRVLDGAGDRDPYAVAWCSPDPRPVILVDRARAQRSLRQHLRNRVDWRTTVDACFDRVLEHCRADRDPRWMTDALCASMRRLHEAGHAHSVEVWDGDELIGGTYGVRVGRVFSADSQFTLRSGAGKVAVADLVRRFAEAGGTAVDVQQDGDHARLLGARLVPRSRYLALLRAGDAGVGALPTGPLPARRLADA; from the coding sequence ATGTCGATCTGGAGTTCGCTCGACCTGGCCCGGGCCCCCTCCGACGGGCCGGTCGCCTTCCATGACGATCTGGGCCCCGAGTGCCTCCTCGACGCGTACCGGCATGGGCTGTACCCCTTCCCGACCGCGACCGCCGAGCGGCGAGCCCTCCGTCGGAGGGCCTACCGGGCGGACGTCGCCGCCGGGCGGATCCGGGTGCTCGACGGGGCGGGCGATCGCGATCCCTACGCGGTCGCCTGGTGCTCGCCCGATCCCCGGCCGGTCATCCTCGTCGATCGGGCCCGGGCGCAGCGGAGCCTGCGGCAGCACCTGCGCAACAGGGTCGACTGGCGCACCACGGTCGACGCGTGCTTCGACCGGGTGCTCGAGCACTGCCGCGCCGACCGTGACCCGCGGTGGATGACCGACGCGCTGTGCGCCTCGATGCGCCGGCTGCACGAGGCCGGGCACGCGCACAGCGTCGAGGTGTGGGACGGCGACGAGCTGATCGGCGGGACGTACGGCGTGCGGGTCGGGAGGGTCTTCAGCGCCGACTCCCAGTTCACCCTGCGCAGCGGCGCCGGCAAGGTGGCGGTCGCCGACCTGGTGCGGCGGTTCGCCGAGGCCGGCGGGACCGCCGTCGACGTGCAACAGGACGGCGACCACGCCAGGCTCCTGGGCGCACGGCTCGTCCCGAGGTCCCGCTACCTCGCGCTGCTGAGGGCGGGCGACGCCGGCGTCGGCGCCCTGCCCACGGGTCCGCTGCCCGCCCGCAGACTGGCGGACGCGTGA
- a CDS encoding very short patch repair endonuclease, producing MAAVRPVGASSEGVRKSMRANKGRDTKPELALRRAVHALGLRYRVSFRPLRSVRRTADLAFTRARVAVFLDGCFWHGCPEHHTKARTNADYWAEKVEVNRRRDTETDRLLAEADWLVIRVWEHEDPQRAATRVAEAVRARRAGGDAG from the coding sequence ATGGCAGCCGTCAGGCCGGTGGGGGCCTCCAGCGAGGGCGTCCGGAAGAGCATGCGGGCGAACAAGGGCCGGGACACCAAACCCGAGCTCGCCCTGCGACGCGCGGTGCACGCGCTCGGCCTGCGCTACCGGGTGTCGTTCCGGCCGCTGCGGAGCGTCCGCCGCACCGCCGACCTGGCGTTCACGAGGGCGCGGGTCGCGGTCTTCCTCGACGGCTGCTTCTGGCACGGCTGCCCGGAGCACCACACGAAGGCCCGCACCAACGCCGACTACTGGGCCGAGAAGGTCGAGGTCAACCGCCGACGGGACACCGAGACCGACCGGCTGCTCGCGGAGGCCGACTGGCTCGTCATCCGCGTCTGGGAGCACGAGGATCCGCAGCGGGCGGCGACGAGGGTCGCCGAGGCGGTCCGCGCACGACGGGCCGGGGGCGACGCGGGGTGA
- a CDS encoding DNA cytosine methyltransferase encodes MTARPNSTINVIDLFAGCGGFTQGFREFRAAPHASASPFRTVGAVELDMAAASTYAVNFADEIGDCGRIFAGPENGDITRWNPAVLDVDVDVILGGPPCQGFSGLGKEDRDDPRNKLWREYLRVVNALRPKVFVMENVDRFFGSPEFQELRRTLKEESERPDGQLRDYHLESGVLNSADYGVPQARRRTIILATRRDLIDLHPDGTPLTHPRPTHRKQEKTVGGALVDAEDVFAPWVPAGTVFAETPRRTRTTELPEGTAAPLGQELPGPFRTIDLHIGRNPTALSLARYAAIPPGGNRHDLPPRLSTENWLNHRSGSGDVMGRLHWDRPSVTIRTEFYKPEKGRYLHPFEDRPITHLEAALLQGFPPDFRWCGSKVQIARQIGNAVPVGLSRAIARQVHAYFAATGRLSRPVMSASA; translated from the coding sequence ATGACCGCCCGCCCCAACAGCACCATCAATGTCATCGATCTGTTCGCTGGCTGCGGCGGTTTCACCCAGGGATTCCGGGAGTTCAGAGCCGCCCCGCACGCCTCCGCGTCGCCCTTTCGCACGGTCGGGGCCGTGGAGCTGGACATGGCCGCCGCGTCGACGTACGCGGTGAACTTCGCGGACGAGATCGGGGATTGCGGGCGCATCTTCGCCGGCCCGGAGAACGGCGACATCACCCGCTGGAATCCGGCCGTGCTCGACGTGGACGTCGACGTCATCCTCGGCGGCCCGCCCTGTCAGGGATTCTCCGGCCTGGGCAAGGAGGACCGGGACGACCCGCGCAACAAGCTCTGGCGCGAATATCTGCGCGTCGTCAACGCGCTCCGCCCCAAGGTCTTCGTGATGGAGAACGTGGACAGGTTCTTCGGGTCACCGGAGTTCCAGGAGCTCCGCCGCACCCTGAAAGAGGAGTCGGAACGCCCCGACGGACAACTCCGCGATTACCATTTGGAGTCCGGGGTCCTCAATTCCGCCGATTACGGCGTCCCCCAGGCACGCCGCCGGACGATCATCCTGGCGACGCGACGGGACCTGATCGACCTGCATCCCGACGGGACCCCGCTGACCCACCCGAGGCCCACCCACCGCAAGCAGGAGAAGACCGTCGGGGGCGCCCTCGTCGACGCCGAGGACGTCTTCGCCCCGTGGGTCCCCGCCGGCACGGTGTTCGCGGAGACCCCGAGGCGGACCCGGACCACCGAGCTCCCCGAGGGCACCGCCGCCCCGCTGGGCCAGGAGCTGCCGGGGCCGTTCAGGACGATCGACCTGCACATCGGGCGGAACCCGACCGCCCTGTCCCTGGCCAGATACGCCGCGATCCCGCCCGGCGGCAACCGGCACGACCTGCCCCCGAGGCTCTCCACGGAGAACTGGCTCAACCACCGCAGCGGCTCCGGCGACGTCATGGGACGGTTGCACTGGGATCGGCCCTCGGTGACCATCAGGACCGAGTTCTACAAGCCGGAGAAGGGCCGGTACCTCCACCCGTTCGAGGACCGGCCCATCACCCACCTCGAGGCGGCCCTGCTCCAGGGCTTTCCGCCGGACTTCCGCTGGTGCGGGAGCAAGGTGCAGATCGCCCGCCAGATCGGCAACGCCGTACCCGTCGGTCTGTCGCGGGCCATCGCGCGTCAGGTGCACGCGTACTTCGCCGCGACCGGTCGACTGAGCCGGCCGGTCATGTCCGCGTCCGCCTGA